The Burkholderia mayonis DNA window CGGCCAGAAGGTGACGCCGCTCGACCGCGTCGGCCTGTACGTGCCGGGCGGCAAGGCGGCGTATCCGTCGTCGGTGCTGATGAACGCGATTCCCGCGCGCGTCGCGGGCGTCGGCGAGATCGTGATGGTCGTGCCGACGCCGGACGGCGTGAAGAACGACCTCGTGCTCGCCGCCGCGTTCCTCGGCGGCGTCGACCGCGTGTTCACGATCGGCGGCGCGCAGGCGGTGGCCGCGCTCGCGTACGGCACGGCGACAGTGCCTGCCGTCGACAAGATCTGCGGCCCGGGTAACGCGTACGTCGCGTCGGCGAAGCGCCGCGTGTTCGGCACCGTCGGCATCGACATGATCGCCGGGCCGTCCGAGATCCTCGTGCTGTGCGACGGCACGACCGATCCGTCGTGGGTCGCGATGGACCTGTTCTCGCAGGCCGAGCACGACGAGCTCGCGCAGTCGATCCTGCTGTGCCCGGACGATGCGTTCATCGAGCGCGTCGAGAAGGCGATCGACGAGCTGCTGCCGACGATGCCGCGCCAGGATGTGATCCGCGCGTCGCTCGAAGGCCGCGGTGCGCTCGTCAAGGTGCGCGACATGAGCGAGGCGTGCAAGATTGCGAACGACATCGCGCCCGAGCACCTCGAAATCTCCGCGCTCGAGCCGCAGCAATGGGGCAAGCAGATCCGCCACGCGGGCGCGATCTTCCTCGGCCGCTACACGAGCGAGAGCCTTGGCGATTACTGCGCGGGCCCGAACCACGTGCTGCCGACGTCGCGCACCGCGCGCTTCTCATCGCCGCTCGGCGTCTACGATTTCTTCAAGCGCTCGAGCCTGATCGAAGTGAGCGCCGAAGGCGCGCATACGCTCGGCGAGATCGCGTCCGAACTCGCCTATGGGGAAGGATTGCAGGCGCACGCGAAGAGCGCCGAGTACCGGATGAAGGGGGCGGGCGACCGCCAGAAAGGCTAAAGGTAGGCCCAGCGCGTCGGAAGCGCGAGACGAGACCAGCCAAAAAGACGACAACCCGAGACCGCCCGCGAAGCGGCTCCCGCGCGACGCATGCGTCGCGCGAGGCGCTTGGGCCGGGACTATGCCGGCGCCGTGCGCCGTTGCCACCATGACTACGCCAGAAGACATCATCCGCCGCGACGTGCTCGCGATGACGAGCTACCCGGTGCCGGATGCGGCGGGCTTCGTGAAGCTCGACGCGATGGAGAACCCGTATTCGCTGCCTGCGCCGCTTGCGGCCGAGCTCGGCGAGCGGCTCGCGCACGTCGCGCTGAACCGCTATCCGGCGCCGCGTCCCGCCGTGCTGATCGACAAGCTGCGCGCGGCGATGGGCGTGCCCGCCGCGTGCGACGTGCTGCTCGGCAACGGCTCGGACGAGATCATCGGCATGCTCGCGATGGCGTGCGCGAAGCCGGGCGCGAAGGTGCTCGCGCCGGTGCCGGGCTTCGTGATGTACGAGCTGTCGGCGAAGTTCGCGCAGCTCGAGTTCGTCGGCGTGCCGCTCGCGGCCGACCTGACACTCGACGTCGACGCGATGCTCGCGGCCATCGCCGAGCACCGTCCGGCGCTCGTTTATCTCGCCTATCCGAACAACCCGACGGGCACGCTGTATCCGGACGAGGACATCGAGCGGATCATCGCGGCCGCGGAGGCGAGCCTCGTCGTGATCGACGAGGCGTACCAGCCGTTCGCGCAGCGCAGCTGGCTGCCGCGCGCGGCGGAGTTCGACAACGTCGTCGTGATGCGCACGATGTCTAAGCTCGGCCTGGCCGGCATCCGCTTGGGCTACCTCGTCGGGCTGCCCGCGTGGCTCGCGCAGTTCGACAAGGTGCGCCCGCCGTACAACGTGAACGTGCTGACGCAGGCGGCGGCCGAGTTCCTGCTCGCGCGCCTCGACGTGCTCGACGCGCAGGCCGCGCAGTTGCGCGACGCGCGCACCGGGCTCGCGCACGCGATCGGCGCGCTGCCGGGCGCGACGGTGTTCCCGAGCGCCGGCAATTTTCTGCTCGTGCGGGTGCCGGATGCGGCCGCCGTGTTCGACGTACTTTTGACTGAGCGGGTTTTGATCAAAAACGTGAGTAAAATGCACCCATTGCTCGCCAATTGCGTGCGCGTAACGGTTGGGTCTCCCGAAGAAAACGCGCGTCTTCTGGCCGCACTGAAGCTGGCGCTGCCCTGACGGGCCACCCCGGGGCGCCGTCTTTCTCGTCCCCATCTACACCAGTCAATTCAAGGAATCACCATGCGCGTGGCGGAAGTCGTTCGCAACACCAGCGAAACGCAGATCCGTGTGAAGATCGACCTCGATGGCACCGGCAAGCAAAAACTCGCGACCGGCGTTCCGTTCCTCGACCATATGCTCGACCAGATCGCGCGCCATGGTCTCGTCGATCTCGACATCGAAGCGCATGGGGACACCCATATCGACGACCACCATACGGTCGAGGACGTCGGCATCTCGCTCGGCCAGGCCGTCGCGAAGGCGATCGGCGACAAGAAGGGCATCCGCCGCTACGGCCATTCGTACGTGCCGCTCGACGAGGCGCTGTCGCGCGTCGTGATCGATTTCTCCGGGCGTCCGGGCCTCGAATTCCACGTGCCGTTCACGCGTGCGCGAATCGGCACGTTCGACGTCGATCTGTCGATCGAATTCTTCCGCGGCTTCGTCAATCATGCGGGCGTGACGCTTCATATCGACAACCTGCGCGGCGTCAATGCGCACCATCAGCTCGAGACGGTGTTCAAGGCGTTCGGCCGCGCGCTGCGGATGGCGGTGGAGCTCGACGAGCGTGCGGCGGGGCAGATCCCGTCGACGAAGGGCAGCCTCTGATTCCCAGCCGGAGCGAAAACGACCCCACTGGCCGCGGCGGCTGCGCCGGCTTGCGATGGATCTGCTCAAATCGTTCATCTCCCTGCTCGCGCTGATCAATCCGCTCGGCGCGGTGCCGTTTTTCCTGAGCCTGACGGCCCAGCAGACGGAAACCGAGCGGCGACACACGATCCGCATCGCGGCGATCTCCGTGTTCTGCGTGATCGCTGTGACGACGCTGCTCGGCCAGCAGATCATCGATTTCTTCGGGATCACGGTGGGCTCGCTGGAGGTCGGCGGCGGGATCATCATGCTGCTGATGGCGATCTCGATGCTGAACGCGCAGATCGGCAACACGCGCTCGACGCCCGAGGAGCGCGACGAGGCGGAGTCGAAGAACAGCGTCGCCGTCGTGCCGCTCGCGATTCCGCTCCTGACGGGGCCGGGCTCGATCAGCACGGTGATCGTCTACGCGGCGAACGCCCGGCACTGGTACGACCGGCTCGGGCTCGTCGCGATCGGCGCGGCGCTCGCGCTCATCTGTTTCATTGCGATGCGGCTCGCCGAGCCGATCGCGCACTGGATCGGCCGCACCGGCATCAACATCGTCACGCGTTTGATGGGATTGATGCTGTCGGCGCTGGCGGTGGAATTCATCGTCGATGGACTGAAGGCATTGTTGCCTGCACTGACATGAAAACTTCGATTGCGATTGTGGATTATGGAATGGGCAACCTGCGCTCGGTCGCGCAGGCGCTCATGAAGGCGGAACCTGCCGCCGACGTGAAGATCGTCGACCGGCCCGAGGCGATCCGCGCGGCGGACCGCGTCGTGCTGCCGGGCCAGGGCGCGATGCCCGACTGCATGCGCTGCCTCGGCGAGTCCGGGTTGCAGGAGGCGGTGATCGAGGCGTCGCGCGCGAAGCCGCTCCTCGGCGTGTGCGTCGGCGAGCAGATGCTGTTCGACTGGAGCGCGGAAGGCGACACGAAGGGCCTCGGCCTGCTGCCGGGCAAGGTGCTGCGCTTCGAGCTCGAAGGCCGGCTGCAGGACGACGGCTCGCGTTTCAAGGTGCCGCAGATGGGCTGGAACCGCGTGCGCCAGGCGCGGCCGCACCCGCTGTGGGAGGGGGTGCCGGACAACGCGTATTTCTATTTCGTGCATAGTTATTACGTGGTGCCGGACAACCCGGCGCACATTGCGGGCGAGACCGAATACGGCGACATCTTCACGTC harbors:
- the hisC gene encoding histidinol-phosphate transaminase, which codes for MTTPEDIIRRDVLAMTSYPVPDAAGFVKLDAMENPYSLPAPLAAELGERLAHVALNRYPAPRPAVLIDKLRAAMGVPAACDVLLGNGSDEIIGMLAMACAKPGAKVLAPVPGFVMYELSAKFAQLEFVGVPLAADLTLDVDAMLAAIAEHRPALVYLAYPNNPTGTLYPDEDIERIIAAAEASLVVIDEAYQPFAQRSWLPRAAEFDNVVVMRTMSKLGLAGIRLGYLVGLPAWLAQFDKVRPPYNVNVLTQAAAEFLLARLDVLDAQAAQLRDARTGLAHAIGALPGATVFPSAGNFLLVRVPDAAAVFDVLLTERVLIKNVSKMHPLLANCVRVTVGSPEENARLLAALKLALP
- the hisD gene encoding histidinol dehydrogenase — encoded protein: MAIKIRKLDSASEGFAAELRAVLAFEASEDDAIERSVAQILADVRARGDAAVLDYTNRFDRLNAESVAALELPQGALAAALESLEPKRRAALEAAAARVRGYHEKQKIECGSHSWQYTESDGTVLGQKVTPLDRVGLYVPGGKAAYPSSVLMNAIPARVAGVGEIVMVVPTPDGVKNDLVLAAAFLGGVDRVFTIGGAQAVAALAYGTATVPAVDKICGPGNAYVASAKRRVFGTVGIDMIAGPSEILVLCDGTTDPSWVAMDLFSQAEHDELAQSILLCPDDAFIERVEKAIDELLPTMPRQDVIRASLEGRGALVKVRDMSEACKIANDIAPEHLEISALEPQQWGKQIRHAGAIFLGRYTSESLGDYCAGPNHVLPTSRTARFSSPLGVYDFFKRSSLIEVSAEGAHTLGEIASELAYGEGLQAHAKSAEYRMKGAGDRQKG
- the hisB gene encoding imidazoleglycerol-phosphate dehydratase HisB, with amino-acid sequence MRVAEVVRNTSETQIRVKIDLDGTGKQKLATGVPFLDHMLDQIARHGLVDLDIEAHGDTHIDDHHTVEDVGISLGQAVAKAIGDKKGIRRYGHSYVPLDEALSRVVIDFSGRPGLEFHVPFTRARIGTFDVDLSIEFFRGFVNHAGVTLHIDNLRGVNAHHQLETVFKAFGRALRMAVELDERAAGQIPSTKGSL
- the hisH gene encoding imidazole glycerol phosphate synthase subunit HisH, producing the protein MKTSIAIVDYGMGNLRSVAQALMKAEPAADVKIVDRPEAIRAADRVVLPGQGAMPDCMRCLGESGLQEAVIEASRAKPLLGVCVGEQMLFDWSAEGDTKGLGLLPGKVLRFELEGRLQDDGSRFKVPQMGWNRVRQARPHPLWEGVPDNAYFYFVHSYYVVPDNPAHIAGETEYGDIFTSAVARDNLFATQFHPEKSAEVGLRLYRNFVHWNP
- a CDS encoding YchE family NAAT transporter, producing the protein MDLLKSFISLLALINPLGAVPFFLSLTAQQTETERRHTIRIAAISVFCVIAVTTLLGQQIIDFFGITVGSLEVGGGIIMLLMAISMLNAQIGNTRSTPEERDEAESKNSVAVVPLAIPLLTGPGSISTVIVYAANARHWYDRLGLVAIGAALALICFIAMRLAEPIAHWIGRTGINIVTRLMGLMLSALAVEFIVDGLKALLPALT